A genomic window from Dama dama isolate Ldn47 chromosome 6, ASM3311817v1, whole genome shotgun sequence includes:
- the CXCL13 gene encoding C-X-C motif chemokine 13, whose amino-acid sequence MRFTPGALLLMLLAFSLSPIHGVLETNNVNLKCKCFRETVNYLPIHLIERLQIFPRGHGCPYTEIIVRMKNQSAICLNPQATWTQTLIKLLRKRNWSISPAPVVKRRTA is encoded by the exons ATGAGGTTCACCCCTGGAGCTCTGCTGCTTATGCTGCTGGCCTTCAGCCTCTCTCCTATCCATG GTGTTCTGGAGACCAATAACGTAAACTTAAAGTGTAAATGCTTTCGAGAGACTGTCAACTATCTCCCCATTCATCTCATTGAAAGACTTCAAATCTTCCCCCGTGGGCATGGATGTCCATACACAGAAATCAT AGTCCGGATGAAGAATCAGTCAGCTATCTGCTTGAACCCTCAAGCCACGTGGACACAAACACTAATCAAACTGTTAAG AAAACGTAATTGGTCAATTTCACcagctccagtggttaagagaaGGACTGCCTGA